Genomic DNA from Theobroma cacao cultivar B97-61/B2 chromosome 3, Criollo_cocoa_genome_V2, whole genome shotgun sequence:
TTTAGTACTCAATGGAATCTCTTCAATTTCCTTGAAAACTAAATTCCATTTAAAGTTTTGTAACATTTGTGGTCATCCCAAAGAATGCCATCTATTGGCAAAACCATTAtaaattcatgcataaacAGGATGAAAAGCTAATTGAAGTAACTGAGACAATTAACTATGGAAGCAGAGTTTACCTCAAGACAATATTACAAGACCAAGGTACATTGCTCCACAAAGAAATAAGAATGATATTAAACCCCTGCCATAAGAAATTCCTTGTAATTAAGGAGACAAGACAACCTAACAAGATTCGACAGAATCTTGCTTGTCAAATCTTAACAAACAAGGAAATATAGTAATCTTCCTGCgtatttcaaatttcaacaataatTACGCCATAAACTTCAATATGCTCACCAGATAACACCCCAGCCAACGCCATTGCAAGGACAAGGACACACTTCTGCGAATTTTTCAGCATCACTAGAGTGAACTCTACGAGATATGAGGTCATCATATATATCTGTATCATCAAAAAATACAGACTACAGAATCAGTAATTATAAAACAGACATGTAAGTCGCCAGattcaatttttcttgctcCAAAACCATACCATAGACTGAAAACAAGCTGTTCATTACACCTGCAGTAAGGAATAGCATTGTCTGATCACACTTGAAAGGGGGGATATAAAAACTGGGCATGATATTCcaatttcagagaaaaaaaaaaggtcaaaaaGGGCACAAGATAGATGCATTTACCAATGAACAAAATAATGTACTGAAGTATATGAATCTTTGTTGTTTCTTGAAGAACCCAAACCACACCAAGGAAAAGAACAAATCCTGACATCtcaaaatacataaagattAACATTATTCAGATGTTATATCAGCCATATTTATTCAAGGTATCTAAAGACATACCAATACAAAGTCCCCTTAGTGTCCACTGCCAGAGCAACATAAAACATAATCAAGAGCCATGCAAATATATAGAATAATAATAGTGTGACATAATGTACGTTGATGTAGTTGAAAGTACAAGCAGGCTAATCGTTTCTGAAATTGTTCTGATTTTAGTTGCAATGAAATGACTCTATTCCGTCATTAACTAAAAAGAGTATCTCATTGAATTCCAAATGACCTTGCAAATGCAATCTAGCAACTATCCATGAAATatcaaaaacaagaaaagataTTTTAGGTGTTCATGAATACTTACGTTTTTAGCTACACAGAGTACAACAAGTAGAGCAACGACAAAACATCCTGCAGCAATTCTTGCAGTCAGAAGATTTGTTGATGCTAGTATCAAAACCATTCCCCAAAAAGATGACCCAAGATCTGAAGCGCAACAACAAATATTAACACTGCAGTCAATCTCATGAAGGGACAATTGATAGTGTATCCaaggttttaaattttatatggaGAACAGCATGAATCAACATATTAGTACATGGATGAATAAGACAATTCACTAAAGCACATTGTGAAAAGGCTGTAATTGAAATGTGATGTTTAGataattttgcttttatgtaAGTGTCTGTATATATGTACTGGCATCTGTTTTTTATGCAAGCAGTCAAGGAATAAAGAAGTTACATCCGGCTGGCAAGATTAACCAGTATATGCCGCCACGTGTTTGTGTGGTTCCACCTTCATCTGCATGAACCTGGATCCCTTCCACCTGCATATGGAGATCCTCTTAGAAATTGAATTACACGTAACAGAGAACATTTCAAGGTTATGCAGTCATACAAGCACTTCATTACTTGGAATTTAACCTTGCCAAGATACCCCAATGGGCACATCATCACACTAGGTGCAAAACAGTGCAGTAAGCCAAATAAGTTGCTTGGGCAGCATTTTGGTTACACTTTAAATTGATCTGACTGACCTAATATTTTGTCATTAATTGATCCTAAGTGAAGGCTTTATACAATGTAATTCACAGGTGTAAGGACCCATAACTATTTTACTAACCCTGCATTTGGAGAGACATAAGTGATGCGAAAATAGAATTACCTGTCCTATCAAATCAAACCATTACATGAAAACAAGCATGGAACTCACTTGTTGATAAGCAAGTAAATTTCCCCACTTAACAACAGAAATAAAACATCAAGACTGGATGGAAATTTTGCTAAACACTGTACAAAATAAAGCCAATGCACAAAAAATGACTAACTACAATTTACAGGAAGACGCTAATTACTGGGAGAGCATGTATTTGTAATGACAAGGATTACTACCTAAAAAGTGAGCATTAGTACTCACCCAAGCGTTCGTCTCAAATTTATCAGCAAAAGTATTACGAATTTCGCAAGATAGCATGCAGgaacaccaaaaaaaaaaaattacttacatGACCACATGTGAGTTTACAAGCAATAGCATGGCTCGCCTCATGAAGAAATACAGTCACTAGCTTGAAGGGTCTCAGAAGTATTGTCCTCCAAAGCtacaaaaatcaaacaaagatTTAAACCACATAGCAGAAACATCGCACACACAGTACAACAAAAAAGCATCAAAGTAGAACATACCTAGAAATTAATAGCAATATAGCATGTAATAACACTTCTAacaaaaaatcagcataataTTAAGTCACCACCAAAGTATCAATTCTGCTTTCTAAGTGACtgaattttaactaaataaaaGATATGCAAAGGCCAGCATtataaattaatcaattcctTACCTAAATCACTAAATTAGTAGGACcagaaattgagaaaaaggtcttatacattaaaatcaataaattgtTGTTCTTTGAGAATTAATACGTAGTTCTTGCGCATCAGCAAAGCTTCCAAACAGACAGCATTTATTTTCCCCAAATGCCTTTTAAGTCAAAAGTGAAATCCAATCTTACACCCCTTTAACCTACAGCTATAACTAGTTGATAAGCCCACATTGACTCTAATTACCAGAGAGAGCAGCAATCTTGAGCAACGAGAAGTAGgctttcctttcaacaaaagaacataaaaaaaattcaatgttactttaaaagaaataacaacCAACCGGCTTTTAGTgaataaaagcaaaaacttTCATGAATAAAAACAACACCTTTTGGACGCTCAAGAATTCAAGCACCCTCACCTCCCCAGTTCCAAAAGAAACAACAATTACCCAGATCACCCACTTTTCCTACTTTTTAACTACAACAAAACATAACCCAAGAAAGAGAGATACCCCCATtggcattttttttatcagaTAGAAGAAAAAGTGGCATAGATTTGgtaagaagaagaggaagaagaagaagaaaagctgaGAGAGATTTACCGCAAGTATAACGACAGTGCAGACAGCGACAGTGACAAGAAAGACTACTTGTTCATGATTGCAGCAGTTTTTGAGTTCCCAGTTGGGATTCAGTTTCATCATCTCTTTGTTACTCAGAAATGAGAAGGACCCAACAACTGCAAACAGCTTCCAAGTTGGATCTTCAGTTGAATGTTCTTgcttgagagagagagagagagttctGTTCTGTCTCTTCTCAAAGGAGGTTCGTTGGTCACCAGTTGGCACCAAATTTGCTTTGTCTTGTTCaagctttttgtttttcaaatgTTGCAGAAAACAGAAAGTAGAAACGCCTTtcaaaaagttttcttttctttcttttttttttattaattttcttttcccaaGTTATCcaacaaaatttattatatcctttaaaaagagaaaaaaaaaatttttttaagctgTGGcttgcaagaaaaaaaaatattatagcTTTTAGCTATTATGTCaaaaagtaataatttttaatatgataataaaaaatataaaaatactttattggtttaatatttaaaaataattaaaatattcacaaaattaaataattttttatttttattatatttaattaaattttttatttttaattaattaaatttttattattaataattgattaataatattaattaatatatcaattgtcattttataatatataatattaatatgatattttgatatgtaataatgaataatgaaaatataatcACGTATATTTTTCATCGTTACGTTAAATTCACGTAAATATAAActaacaaataatattttgactaataacAATAAgtacaaataatattttaactaataataatCGATTcacaattaattataaaaatatatttaatttaaaataaaaatataaaaattaattaaaaataacaaaaaataatttaaaattttaaataatttaataactttttaaaatattatataaattttaaatatatttaattaaatatacgATGatgttttaatctcgtttatataattaaaaactttactaaaaatgattatttatGCAATGAAAAGCTAATAATACAAGGCAATGGTGCATGTGCAATAATTAGCTGATTTCGTGCTTTCTTGGGTCATCTCTCTCTTGATCTGTGACTGAGGAGGGAACTCTCTTCAAAATTCTCAatgattttgttatttatttattgtgacaatttttttatttaaaaaaataaaagaaattgaaagttGGAGGATGTTACTGGACAGTCACAGCCTTGACTGTGACGGACAGGCCAATGAAATGGGTTGGCATTAATTGGTTGCACCTTTCACTCTTGCTCCACCAATCAGGACCCAGTCAACCTTCCATTtgacttttgttttttttcttctttcctcttggattaattaatcaaaatataaaaaattgaaattattaaacgaataaataaataaatcaacatcaaaatcaaagtcgacgtttatattttttatgcatATACGTGCAAAAATGTGGTAATAACAGAATATAAGATGCTAAActtctaattttaattttagaacatattttaaaataaattatttcatattttattaataaaaattaaattaaataaacttaaataGATGAATCGAGCCTTAAACAAAATTCtaaaagtattttaaaaaattctttcaGTTGGCTAGCTCAGTTTAAGAAATTAACATTGcagaacaaattaaaatatataataaacattaaattatattaataatgaGGCTTTATATGAGATGACTATAGGTATAAGTACACTGAACTATGAGTAGCTCTAGTAGCTCATCTACCCTCATCAATAGAAGAATAAGACATAGAATTTCTAGAATAATCCTCGACGAAACTACTGCCTCCCGAAGCCCTCGTGACACCAGTGTTCATGCTACTAGCATTAGTATTAGTAAAAGCAGAGGTGGAGGTTGTTGTCCACCGTCCTGCACGGCCTTGAATTGCAGGTTTACCTGGTCTCGGCAAAGTAAATGAATCACTCGAAAGCATGAGATGAACAGAGTTCATGTCTGGCCTCTCAGAAACCGTCTGCTGACAACATAACAAGCCCAGCTGAATGCACATTGCTGCCTCATCACGATTGTACTTGTCAAGGGTTGGATCAACTAGATCCAATGACTGTCCTCCTTGAAAGAGAATCCATGCCTGTGtaagaaaacatgaaaattgtCAGGATTGAACTTATGAATTATGTTTTATCTGTTCCTATTATTGCACCTTTTTAGGCTTAAATCTCGAAACCTAACTAGGCCCTTTTAAGGAGAGTCAATTTTACAGCACTTCCTATCAGATTTTACCTCAATGGCAATAAGTTTTAAGCTTTCTGAATTTCAACAACAAGAGCTTACATTAAAGATGTGAAAGGTCTACAAGACTGCAAAATATCAGATGCCAGATACTTATGGCCTATCGATCCAACATGGATTCTGAACGATATTGCTTCACACTGCTGGAGAAGCAGGTGAAAACAGAAAAACATTGTGCAAGACACTGGTGGCACCGGCAACCAATCTCTGAGGGCACCAGAAGGTGTTTTGAAATTTGCAAATGATTAGTGATATTAAAAAGAACACTAAAATATGTGGTAAAGGTTCAAGCAGAGACTTCTAGCAGGATGAAGAAATCAATTAGAAAAGGTGCATATACTATAAATCGAAATCATTCATATGTATGCAAATAAAAGTTATCTGAACAAATGGATTAAATATGCAATTATGCTTGtcttcatatataaaaatttccaaaatatTTGTGGTTTATTTATGATGGCACCAAAATTAATGTTACTATAAGGGTATGAATCCCTGCCCACCTAGACAGCAGATGACTAATTATGACAAGATTTGAGGATTTACATTCAGAGCtattttttggataaatttaACTTACATAGCTCAAGAGGTCTGCCTTCTCTGTACCAAGACGGCTATCATGGTTCTTTCTCCCACTTACTATCTCCAAGACCACAACTCCATAGCTGAAAACATCTGTCTTCACAGACAAATACCCATGCATGGCATATTCAGGAGCCATGTAACCACTGCAGGCAATGGAAAAGGGTTtccttatttttatctttccgAACTAATGATAAAATTAACCCAGgacaaaattgagaaaaaaagggTCTAAAGTTGCAAGGACAATTACATAAGAATAAGATGGGAATAGAAGCAAAGAAACTACTTACTGAGTGCCAGAAATCTTGAAGGTATTTACATGGGTATCATCCCCAGGGAAGAGCCTTGCCAAGCCAAAATCCGAGATTTTTGGGTTCAAATGCTGATCCAACAATATATTACTGGTTTTAATGTCTCTATGGATGATCCTTTCAGGGGCCTCTTCATGCAAGTAGAGGAGACCTCTCGCAATGCCTGCGACTATCTGAAATCGGGTTTGCCAATCCAAGGATGAAGACTTATACTTACCTGAAAAGTTTCATCACAACTGAGTCTTAATTTACCAAACAATCTATACGAGTTTCAGTCCGTAAATTTTCTTGGCAACAGAAGTGAATGTATACAAAAGGGTTCTTACCAAAAAGAAAGTAATCAAGGCTTTTATTTGGCAGATACTCATAAACAAGCATCTTCTCAGGTCCTTCTGCACAGCATCCCAACAATATCACTAAGTTCTTGTGCTGGGTTTTCAATAAAAGTTTCACCTCATTAATGAATTGTTTAAGTCCCTGTCTCGAATCCAGTGAAAGCTTCTTCACAGCCACTTCTTGACCATTTGGCATCAAACCCTGTAAGATATAAGCTGCAATGAGTAATAATTTCACAATTCTCCAATCACCTCCATCCCCTCCCAACCCAAGCAAAACAAGAAGTGTTAATCAAATTACAGAAACTAGAGGCATTGGGGTAgggttaagttaagttaagttctTTATATATTACTAATCTGTTTATTGTTTAAGTGACAGACAGTGCAAGACTGTTAAACACCTTATAGATAAGATAACTTGAAACCAACAAAGGCAGCATCATGGTATAGAGCTCCATACACAGCAACACAGGATGTGTGGCAATGTATCAGTATACACATGCATACAAGGGCAATGGACTCTCCCTAACATCTGTTCTTATGGAAAAGTTGTTATTACCAGAACAACAGTTTCCAGatattgtctttttcttttgcttctttcTATGCTCCTCTTTGCTACCCAGGTTTATTATTGTTGTTGGAATTGCACCATAaggaaaaataactaaaagaCAATAGATGGAGGAAGTAATACATTTAAGATTAACGTTTTCAATCGACTAGAGATTTGCTGTCTCGAGTTTTTCCTGAAAAGGTAACTTCAGTTTCATCAATTCTAGCTTGAAGATCAAAAGCTTCCACTCACTagatgttgtgtaatgatCACATGGCTCAAATTAGGTCCAATCTTCacatggaaaaggaaaaaacattAATGGTTTCTCAGTATCTGTTGGGATGTCATAAGTGGCAGAAGCATAAGAACATTTTCCATTATTTGAAGGTTCGAATTAGGTTGGTGGCACATGAGATTTTGTGCAAGTTTTCTCCCACTTTGTAGCTATGAAGATTATGGCCAGATGAAGCTCCTTAAAAAGCTCTCTTTCACTACTACAAGTTTGCTGGATATAAACACTCAGACcatgtttttcttcaaaaataaatgCTAAAATCCCAGATCAAGAGAAAGCTAGAAACATCCTTTGTCATTATAGTAATTCATACCAACGCCACCTCAATGCAATTTTGTTCACTAAATTTTGTATGATTAGTGAGCTTGTGAGATACGGTGGGCAGCCAATAGAAAGGCTACTTGTCGCCATCCCTCTCACACTCATCTTCATTCCTCCTCAATCATCCTTCTCCTTATATGTTAAAATCCCATTCTTCTTAAATGCTCTCACAAAAAAGGTGGTGTAACAGGcttttgcttaaaattttttggtgTTGCTAATGTTATAGCAAAGAAACTTGCCTTGTTGCATCCTAGGGACAAACCACTGCAGCTGGATCATGAAATGCAAGTGATCCATTCCTTACATAATATTGGTGAATTTGTTCTAAACTACTAAAGATGCTGTTGGGTTATTGAATTTGGTACTTCTTGTTTGCATGCAGAatcaaaaggagaaaatacCCTTGGATCCAAAAGCAAATGAAAGTTTTGAAAGAATTAAAGactatgattttaatttttcaagaataaaaaaaatgaaaaataattttttaaaaaaataataataattatgcACTAAAATTAGCTGAAATTTGTTTGACTTCGTATTAGCTAATAAACGCCAGCTCCATTCCAGCTAAGTAGAGCCTtaaatgaaggaaagaaaatacaATTTACTTGACTAGCCAAAAGAGgtttactattattattattattattattgttttaaaagaaaaaaaaaaccaaaactttCCATAGTTGACAACCAACAACTCACTAAATTTAGGACACGTACCTTGTAGACGGGACCGAAGCCACCGTGACCGAGCAGGTTAAGTTCAGAGAAAAAATTAGTAGCAATTTGGAGAGCACTAAGCTCGAAGAAAAGTCCGTGAGTGTCGGGGCCGTCGTCGGCGTCGTCTTCTCCGGCGGAGCCACTTCGTACGGCTAAAAGGTGGTTCTCGATGCAAGAAAAGAGTTTAGCGAAGATGCCCATCAAGGACTGGGCTGGCTCGCAGGAATAGCAAGGGTGCTGGGGCAAGTGGCGGTTGTACGGAAAAGGTTTGTGATCatgcagaagaagaagaagacagtGAGAGGAAAAGGAGATGCTGAAGAGGAAAAGATTTGCCGCGTTGTTGTTAAGGATGTTGGCATGACATTCTTGTTGGTTTTGTTGAGAAGGAAATTGACAAGAAAGTCCATAGGTTTGACTTAGTCTGGGAAACAAATGAATTAGGTTTGaatttggttttaaaaaatCAGAGGGGcagatttttcttcaatttcgggtctttttcttcttttttttattctattcccaTTTTTTGCCatgttctttcctttttttgaaaattatgcaaaTTTAAGCACATCACAAGGGACAAATAGTAAGGACAAAAACATAGGTTcaattactaatttttaatatattaatcatCACAATTCATGATCACATATGTAAAGTCAACCACAAATTATGGCTCTACATTGTTAAtgagataaaaattaaatttgtcaatctattaaatatgataaattaaatttactaTTCATATTTGAAAGGGtataatttcatcattttatttttcaatttggttccAAATTTACCAAAAGTTAACAGCTTAAAAAAATCCGTGaagaaataatgaaatatcctacaaaaatattcgaatttttaactattttcaaaccaaattgAAAAGTATGGTAATAAATTTACACTCATTAAAAAAttagtagttttttttttatttttttttaagaagatGGGTTCGAACTCGTTGCTTAAGTACGAAATTTGAATCAAAAGCTCAAATGTAAATGagtattaaatttaattcattatcttaaatgaaaatgataaatttggaCTTAAACCCCGATTCAATTAAATATCGACTTCTTTAAgcgaaaagaaataaagaaagaaaagatgtaGGAAACAATTGCAAACATCCCAataaaatgattgaaaatgaCCATGTTAATGTTGTCAAATGCACCTAAACCCTTGCCAATAACGCATGTAAAACGTTCCCACATGCAGATAGAATTCGAGACTGCCCGCAAAGAAACCGTTGTCAATGGCAGATAGGAAAAAATTGATTCaaagtcaaattttaaatatgtcAACTTCACAAACGGGATCAAAATGTCGTTGcgtatttatttaattatgataaaattttatttatttttaaatattttttaatgggatatgtgattttttttaattttgtttttaaaatttaaaaattttacgaTCGAtatttaagatattttttcttttccaaccCTTATTCAACATTGTATTTTAAGTAAGTGATTCATCTTAATTTGACTAAGGATTTGATTCAACACCCGCTTTAATCTCGAAGAAAAATTAGTATCCATGATCTTAACGTGTTTGACAATAATTTTTTCGTCAAATCAAgtcattttctttcatcatgctagaaaaatcttatcaattttgtattttatgtATTATTAATCATTGTGTTGAGAGTTTTCCTTAAAGAGTAACTTACATTCTAATTCTCAAGATTTAGGGCACATATTGTTTTAGTTCTcgtaatttaaaaaaatttagtggTCTTAAAAAGAGTTTTATTAACAAGtgctttaaaatattttttacagatagttaaaatattattctatGTAATAATTGTATTAAATGCCTTAGCTAACAAAATGTGATCAACACattaaaagaagataatatttaaataataatcttAAAATGTGTACTTGAATCACATATTagcaaaacctaaaaaaatgATAGGAAGAGTTTATGTCATGTATCAACTTATACTTCATGACTGAATTATGCCATTTGTTAGTCTATTTAGTTGGTGCAAATGAAGTTTAgttggaatttttttaaaaaaattgataaaattgacTTAAAACGTGTCTTTAATAGATACCATTTTAAGGCTTATTTTGTCTTCATTATTCGGTATGTAAAAAGAAGTCATGCAAACAATAAAACTAGCATCTAATTTCATTTTGCACTTATAAGAGTAGATTGTTAAATATAATCGAGGGTTACAAAATTATTTGACTTAAGAGTTTACTTTCTGCAATAAGTAGATCTTTTGGAAGATAATAGTAGGAACccaaaaatgtttttatttattttttgaacttttattcAGATCATAAcactttctttatttttttattttctattcttatGTTGTTTGTTTCGATATGTTAAAATGGTTGACAACAAGTCATTTATATAGActtccaaaaattttttctttaaggaCCCAATCCTTTCATCAAGGTATTTGTATGTTTTAAAGACATATATGCATGTTGCAAGATATCTCTTTTGGTATTTGTCGTAACGTgtgggtccgggaacccgaccACCAGACGTGATATGAAAACACTCTAAAACTAGGAAAAAaattaggagtcgccaccaatcttttttactaggtgcaattggtcacctattgacttgattctaatcgatgaaaccttaaattaattttaagcccaccgaaaagaacTTTCAGTCGGTCTACGATTTTTTAAATCTAGgctcgggagtacggttacgtcCGGGGACggattagcacccccgggACGCCCGTTTCATGAACGGTGCCATTCTTAaattatcctattaggctttaatttttaagttcaatATATTTCCTTAGTTGTTATTCACTTATTTTATCTCTTATTCAACCTAAAATAGAATGTAAATGTGAGGCAAGATGGAATGTatggcgtgagataaaaataccggacgaataaccttttatcgaggatatttTCTCGAATcagcccatcatactggtgggactcgaggcattctctcacctagggaattatccgagaaactTGCCTTCGCAAATTCGACGAATAATTCCCATCATCGGAGTTATCGTacgttttttttaaaaataatatttttgtgcataatgaacctaatacgagcaaaagccttttattaaagatgtttctcgagccctcccatcatactggtgggacccggGGACACCTTTTCACTTAGGGAATCATCCGAGAAACTCGTCTGCGCAAGACTTTcggaagatcccatcatcggggcttaaactcgaaaacagaaatatttatatgcaatgctatgctaatgcaattgtctattttttatttattatttttattttattatatttttcattattatattttttattttattccttattatttttttataccttatatttttattataaatttctcctatatttccttttataattagataaattatttatgatttcatgttatttttAGTGaactgaaataaaaaatttttgatgattttttgatgattttttattatttttatatttttattattattatatttttgtatttttttgtaaGCAATCTTTTATTCAAACCTAATgcctaaaattttattttatatgtctatatttaattctatttttttctttctactttttatcttattttttcttacataacattttattaatctataGTTTAtaccattaaatatttaatgtttaatttttaaattatttatttatttggaaTTTCCTCATTgataatttttactatttgtctatttattattacttgttgtttatatattttttttgaagattttgtgttgttaaaatttttatttataacaaAAATTTCGGGATCTCGAAATCGAGGctctcccatcgtactggtggagccttaaTTTGGATCCCGAACCTAGGAAAAATGGACCCGGGATTGCGACTTCTCGCGTTCCGACcgaccatcccatcatcggttttgattaattatttttggtATTCTTCTCTTAACTAAATATATCAttaccataatattttatttatagatTCTCTTTCTATTTGTGTGCATAATCTATTTAGCAAAAAACTCTTACTTATAAACTAAATAATCATCTAAgcttatatgtatatatattatgtatcC
This window encodes:
- the LOC18604143 gene encoding uncharacterized protein LOC18604143; this encodes MMKLNPNWELKNCCNHEQVVFLVTVAVCTVVILALWRTILLRPFKLVTVFLHEASHAIACKLTCGHVEGIQVHADEGGTTQTRGGIYWLILPAGYLGSSFWGMVLILASTNLLTARIAAGCFVVALLVVLCVAKNWTLRGLCIGFVLFLGVVWVLQETTKIHILQYIILFIGVMNSLFSVYDIYDDLISRRVHSSDAEKFAEVCPCPCNGVGWGVIWGLISFLFLCGAMYLGLVILS
- the LOC18604144 gene encoding G-type lectin S-receptor-like serine/threonine-protein kinase B120 yields the protein MGIFAKLFSCIENHLLAVRSGSAGEDDADDGPDTHGLFFELSALQIATNFFSELNLLGHGGFGPVYKGLMPNGQEVAVKKLSLDSRQGLKQFINEVKLLLKTQHKNLVILLGCCAEGPEKMLVYEYLPNKSLDYFLFGKYKSSSLDWQTRFQIVAGIARGLLYLHEEAPERIIHRDIKTSNILLDQHLNPKISDFGLARLFPGDDTHVNTFKISGTHGYMAPEYAMHGYLSVKTDVFSYGVVVLEIVSGRKNHDSRLGTEKADLLSYAWILFQGGQSLDLVDPTLDKYNRDEAAMCIQLGLLCCQQTVSERPDMNSVHLMLSSDSFTLPRPGKPAIQGRAGRWTTTSTSAFTNTNASSMNTGVTRASGGSSFVEDYSRNSMSYSSIDEGR